Below is a genomic region from Rhodohalobacter sp. 614A.
TTGGTTATAATGATGAAGGAACAATTCGCAGTTCATCATCAACTGGATATTTTTCCGGGGAGGGTATTCGGTTTGTTGGTGGGCTCGTCGGCTATAATACGGGGCTTATTGAGAATTCTCATACTACCTCCCACAGCTCCAGTTTGGATGCAATCACTGGAGGATTTGTAGGAGGGAACACAGGTTTAATCAGAGATTCATATGCAACCGGTTGTGCAGCCTCATCTGGTACTGCGGGTGGCTTTGTTGGATATAACGATGGAGGAGAAATCTTGAATTCGTATGCAACAGGTGATACTTTTGCCAATTCAATTACGGGGGGACTGGTTGCTTTCAATCTCGCTGGAGGTAAGATTAAGGCTTCATTTTCCAGCGGTAAGATGATGGGAGTCGGTTCTGCTGCCGGTGGATTGGCAGGAATAAATCACGGCAAAATAGAAGACTCTTATACAATCAAAAACTTTAGTGAATTCACTCAAGCAACAGAAGTAGGCGGCATAGTGGGCATTAACAAAACAGATGGAACCATTATTACCTCCTATTCAGCCGGTAAACTCGCAAGCGAGCCTGGCTCAACAATTGGTGGTGTTGCCGGTTTGAATGAAGGCGTGATTGAGTCGAGCTATTGGGATATGACTGCAACGGGTGTAAACATCGGAGCAGGCTACGGAAACGCAGATGGAATGATGGGGCTCCCGACAGACCAATTAATTGGCCCGACCGCACAGGAAAACATGTCCGGCTTTGATTGGTTGAATGTCTGGACAATCACTTCGGATGGATATCCTGTTTTGAGATGGCAGGAAGAGGAGAATTGATCTCAGATTGGAGGCATTCGATATGCGAGCTCAGTACGTTCGAAGATTGTTCCAAGGGCATCCCTTTTGGGGCTTCATTTCATTCGCAATGACAAATTTAATGTAGAAATAGTCAGTACGAGTCCCTGTAACTTTTCGACGTCCTGACAACGTTGTGAAATCCAGGAATTCAAACGATGACAGGAGTACACTTGGTTCATGCTCTGTCAGATACTATCGAGATGTGGTGAGCAAATCTTTTAGATTTTTTGGTAACATTCTAGAAATTCATGTATCCTATTAGAAAGTAGTTTTCATCAAGATAATAGTCGTTCACGGGTACTCGGAATTCAAAAATTATTGATAACCTCCGTTCATCAGAAAGAAGTCTTTTCAATTCTTTTATATGTAAAAGGGAGGCAAATATTGGTTAACTGATTATTGGGATTACCCTTACTCAATTATTCCTTTTCTACTTTTTAAAACTATACTATTGGTTAAGGAGGATAGGACTATGAAAAGAAAATTCACGTTAACTCTCCATTTTTTACTGTTCTTCTTATTTCTTTCTTGTATATCTAACTCGGATAGCCAATTTGAGGGAGGTTTGGGAACAGAAGAGAATCCATATCAAGTGGCCTCTGCCGAACAACTCCAGCGAATCGGAGATGAAGAAAATCTTGATAAACACTTTATCCAGGTGAAGGATATAGATGCCACTGAAACTTCTGACTTCAATGATGGAAAGGGATTCCTGCCGATTGGAAATATCGGCAATCCCTTTCGTGGAAATTATAACGGGAATGATTTTACTATCTCAGATCTGGTATTGGATTATAATGAACCACACATGGGTTTGTTTGGATACGTAAAAAATAGCCTTATCGAGAATGTATCACTTGTAAATTCAACATCTTCAAAAATTCGAAATACTCTGCAAAAGGTTCTACATGATACTATACAAATAAATGATACTTATTTGGTAAATCTTGCTTTAGAAGATATTCGTTCCGCCGGATGGCTGGTTGGATTTAATGACGGCGGTACTGTGCGAAGTTCATCTACCAGCGGAAGATTTGCTATTGAAGGAACTC
It encodes:
- a CDS encoding GLUG motif-containing protein codes for the protein MKRKFTLTLHFLLFFLFLSCISNSDSQFEGGLGTEENPYQVASAEQLQRIGDEENLDKHFIQVKDIDATETSDFNDGKGFLPIGNIGNPFRGSYNGNDFTISGLVLDYNEPHMGLFGYVKNSLIENIVLINSDDTNCSFEKLRTKALKQTGNMNASYDVNILNDDIGAAGWLVGYNDEGTIRSSSSTGYFSGEGIRFVGGLVGYNTGLIENSHTTSHSSSLDAITGGFVGGNTGLIRDSYATGCAASSGTAGGFVGYNDGGEILNSYATGDTFANSITGGLVAFNLAGGKIKASFSSGKMMGVGSAAGGLAGINHGKIEDSYTIKNFSEFTQATEVGGIVGINKTDGTIITSYSAGKLASEPGSTIGGVAGLNEGVIESSYWDMTATGVNIGAGYGNADGMMGLPTDQLIGPTAQENMSGFDWLNVWTITSDGYPVLRWQEEEN